In one window of uncultured Draconibacterium sp. DNA:
- a CDS encoding ADP-ribosylglycohydrolase family protein produces the protein MKNDFSLYSFLLIAIFAVTTSCTKTSEIAQDPNLVYESYSPKSTDRTISREDYYKKLQGFWLGTCIANWTGLVTEMDKIGNIGEIKTGDFYTRNDWGKTDQPSIWGEGIPSDLSPVIDFVFADVDSVWGADDDTDIEYIYQELLLKYQTSLLTGEKIREGWLEHIKLDEENYLWVSNQKAFDLMQEGLVPPATGDPGNNPEYEMIDAQLTTEVFGLFAPARPDIALKMAQLPIQNTARENSQWISEFYVTMFSLASVVDKSLTRKEQLLWMAENAKERLPENSYSGKMYEFVKSKYTEGIPWEQARDSVYTRYQLNQADGYDMTSRNLYCNACFAAGINFAASLVSLFYGEGDLVETIKIGTLCGWDADNPTATWGGLIGFMIGKEGVENAFGRKFSNRFDIQRTRVGFEEIGIDTFENMALKGIWIIDRVVQEEMNGGVDLKNNEWYVPEP, from the coding sequence ATGAAAAACGACTTTTCCCTGTATTCCTTTCTATTGATAGCCATTTTTGCAGTTACCACCAGTTGCACTAAAACATCAGAGATTGCACAAGATCCAAATCTTGTGTATGAGAGCTACTCTCCAAAAAGCACAGACAGAACCATTAGCAGGGAAGATTATTACAAAAAACTTCAGGGCTTTTGGCTGGGGACCTGCATTGCTAACTGGACTGGTTTAGTTACTGAGATGGATAAAATAGGAAACATTGGCGAAATAAAAACCGGTGATTTTTATACCCGAAATGACTGGGGAAAAACTGATCAGCCAAGTATCTGGGGCGAAGGTATTCCGAGTGATTTGTCACCTGTAATTGATTTTGTGTTTGCTGATGTTGATAGTGTTTGGGGAGCTGACGACGATACGGATATCGAATACATTTATCAGGAACTTTTATTAAAATACCAAACATCGTTATTAACGGGCGAAAAAATTCGCGAGGGATGGCTGGAGCATATTAAACTGGATGAAGAAAACTATTTGTGGGTGTCGAACCAAAAGGCTTTCGATTTAATGCAGGAAGGATTGGTGCCGCCAGCAACCGGCGATCCGGGAAATAATCCTGAATATGAAATGATTGATGCGCAGTTAACTACCGAAGTTTTTGGTTTGTTTGCCCCTGCACGACCTGATATTGCGCTGAAAATGGCGCAGTTGCCAATTCAGAATACTGCACGCGAAAACAGCCAGTGGATTTCGGAATTTTATGTAACGATGTTTTCGCTGGCATCTGTAGTTGATAAATCCTTGACGCGGAAAGAGCAGCTACTTTGGATGGCCGAAAACGCCAAAGAACGCCTTCCTGAAAATTCTTATTCCGGCAAAATGTATGAGTTTGTAAAATCAAAATACACCGAAGGCATTCCGTGGGAACAGGCCCGGGATTCGGTTTATACACGTTATCAGCTTAATCAGGCCGATGGATATGATATGACATCGCGGAACTTGTATTGTAATGCTTGTTTTGCTGCCGGGATCAACTTTGCAGCAAGTTTGGTTAGTTTGTTTTATGGCGAAGGTGATTTGGTTGAGACAATTAAAATAGGAACCCTCTGCGGTTGGGATGCTGACAATCCCACTGCTACTTGGGGCGGATTAATTGGGTTTATGATTGGAAAAGAGGGCGTTGAAAATGCTTTTGGCAGAAAGTTTTCCAACCGTTTTGACATTCAGCGAACAAGAGTTGGTTTTGAGGAGATTGGAATAGATACTTTTGAAAATATGGCACTAAAAGGAATCTGGATCATCGATAGAGTGGTTCAGGAAGAAATGAATGGAGGAGTTGATTTAAAAAACAATGAGTGGTATGTCCCTGAACCCTAA
- a CDS encoding DUF819 family protein, protein METPFLALIILFVITPVVVIYLEGKFSILKKIGAVLICYGVGLIIGNMGVLPPGAEKYQNMLTDITIPLALPLILFSVDVRSWFKMARSAFLALATGLISVLLIVIIGYFIFRNDIENIWQVAGMLVGVYTGGTPNMAAMKTALNVSQELYIMTHTYDLTLGAIYLVFILSIGQKVFLWFLPPFKPVKTEETAVAEMNTEEEFESYDGMLKKKTLLPLIGAFGISVAILGVSYSISLLLPKEYQTAVVILLITTFGIAFSFVPKIKAIKKTFQLGMYLILIFCLTVASLADISKLSNISFSLFYYVALAVYGSHIIHIALARIFKIDADTVIISTSALICSPPFVPVVAGALKNRQVILTGLVVGIAGYAVGNYLGVIVAYLLK, encoded by the coding sequence ATGGAGACACCGTTTCTGGCGTTGATTATTCTGTTTGTTATCACTCCTGTTGTTGTTATTTATCTCGAAGGTAAGTTTTCTATCCTAAAGAAAATTGGTGCCGTGCTTATTTGTTACGGTGTTGGTTTAATTATTGGCAATATGGGCGTACTGCCTCCGGGAGCCGAGAAATACCAAAATATGCTTACCGATATTACCATTCCGCTGGCCTTGCCCTTAATTCTATTTTCGGTTGATGTACGTTCGTGGTTTAAAATGGCCCGATCGGCATTTTTAGCGCTTGCTACCGGATTAATTTCGGTATTGTTAATCGTAATTATCGGTTATTTTATTTTCAGAAACGACATTGAAAACATTTGGCAGGTGGCCGGAATGCTGGTAGGTGTGTACACCGGCGGAACACCTAATATGGCCGCCATGAAAACAGCTTTAAATGTTTCGCAGGAGTTGTACATTATGACTCACACTTACGACCTGACACTGGGTGCCATTTACCTGGTTTTTATTCTTTCCATTGGGCAAAAAGTTTTTCTCTGGTTTTTGCCGCCTTTTAAACCGGTTAAAACCGAAGAAACAGCCGTTGCAGAAATGAATACGGAAGAAGAGTTTGAATCGTACGACGGGATGTTGAAGAAAAAAACCTTACTGCCGTTAATTGGTGCATTTGGAATTTCGGTGGCCATTCTTGGCGTGAGTTACAGCATCAGCCTGCTTTTGCCAAAAGAATATCAAACTGCCGTAGTTATTCTGCTTATCACCACCTTCGGAATTGCCTTTTCGTTTGTACCCAAAATAAAAGCCATAAAAAAGACCTTTCAACTGGGCATGTACCTCATTCTTATTTTTTGTTTAACCGTTGCCTCCCTGGCCGACATCAGCAAATTATCGAATATCTCATTTTCGCTATTCTATTATGTGGCATTGGCGGTTTACGGATCACACATTATTCACATAGCTCTGGCCCGTATTTTTAAAATTGATGCCGATACGGTGATCATTTCTACCAGCGCGCTAATTTGCTCGCCACCGTTTGTTCCGGTGGTTGCAGGCGCATTAAAAAACCGCCAGGTTATTTTAACCGGACTGGTAGTTGGAATTGCCGGTTATGCCGTTGGAAATTATTTGGGGGTAATTGTTGCTTATCTATTAAAATAA